Proteins encoded within one genomic window of Nitrospina gracilis 3/211:
- a CDS encoding FAD-binding oxidoreductase, whose protein sequence is MRRKTNPEAIAPYLKDASNCPPGAASEVVIPETVEELKAFLKENTQPVTVSGAGTGLTASRVPVEGIIVSMERFKKIGDVDEGTIFVEPAVTLEDLNVHLKGSGWFYPPNPTETLASIGGTLATNASGSRSYKFGVTRDYVQELDILLADGRSAHLRRGQTIDRPLELDDGTQLELPAVEYRSPQIKNAAGYFYRPGMDWIDLFVGSDGTLCLITGVRLKLRKAPFEFLSGILFMDSEEKCWNLVEAIRKESSEVIDPCSLEYFDRPSLIRLKKKFQNVPDKAEAALFFEQDVTNEEEFESSLEAWYEFLESQDVLLEDSWFAQGPKDIARFHDFRHQVPLILNEENSRMGRVKMGTDMAVDDDHFLEMMRFYRVELEESEIDYAMFGHIGDNHLHINLLPDKYQIDQARALYGRIVDQILEWGGTVSAEHGVGKLKKAYYHQMVGKETLDQLRTLKNRLDIRNLLGRGNLL, encoded by the coding sequence ATGCGACGAAAAACGAACCCCGAGGCCATTGCGCCTTATTTGAAAGACGCCTCCAACTGTCCTCCGGGGGCTGCCTCTGAAGTGGTGATCCCCGAAACGGTTGAGGAATTGAAGGCTTTTCTCAAGGAAAACACCCAGCCTGTAACCGTTTCCGGTGCGGGAACGGGCCTCACTGCTTCCCGGGTACCGGTTGAGGGAATTATTGTTTCCATGGAACGGTTTAAAAAAATCGGAGACGTGGATGAGGGAACTATTTTTGTTGAACCGGCTGTGACGCTGGAAGATCTGAACGTGCATTTGAAAGGTTCCGGCTGGTTTTACCCTCCAAACCCGACAGAAACCCTCGCTTCCATTGGCGGGACCCTCGCCACCAATGCATCCGGATCCCGCAGTTACAAATTCGGCGTTACGCGCGATTACGTCCAGGAACTGGATATCCTCCTTGCAGACGGACGTTCCGCCCACCTGAGACGCGGGCAAACCATCGACCGGCCACTGGAACTGGATGACGGCACACAGCTTGAACTTCCCGCGGTGGAATACCGAAGCCCGCAAATCAAAAACGCCGCCGGATATTTCTATAGGCCCGGCATGGACTGGATCGATTTGTTTGTCGGTTCGGATGGCACCCTTTGCCTGATAACAGGCGTTCGGTTGAAGCTCCGAAAAGCACCCTTCGAATTTTTGAGCGGAATCCTTTTCATGGACAGCGAAGAAAAGTGCTGGAACCTGGTCGAGGCTATCCGGAAAGAATCTTCCGAGGTCATCGATCCCTGTTCGCTGGAATACTTCGACCGCCCCTCGCTGATCCGGCTCAAGAAAAAATTTCAAAATGTTCCGGACAAGGCCGAAGCCGCCCTTTTTTTTGAACAGGATGTGACGAACGAGGAAGAATTTGAAAGTTCGCTGGAGGCCTGGTACGAATTCCTGGAATCGCAAGACGTCCTTTTGGAAGATTCATGGTTTGCTCAGGGGCCCAAGGACATTGCCCGGTTTCATGATTTCCGCCATCAGGTCCCGCTTATCCTGAACGAAGAAAACAGCCGGATGGGCCGGGTGAAAATGGGGACGGACATGGCTGTGGACGACGACCACTTTCTTGAAATGATGCGTTTTTACCGGGTTGAGTTGGAAGAAAGTGAAATCGATTACGCCATGTTTGGACACATCGGCGACAACCATCTGCATATCAACCTGCTTCCTGATAAATATCAAATCGACCAGGCCAGGGCGTTGTATGGAAGAATTGTGGACCAAATCCTGGAATGGGGAGGTACCGTTTCCGCCGAGCACGGTGTGGGCAAGTTGAA
- a CDS encoding VOC family protein, producing the protein MSVLDQILDDYLKRFLEGNRAGRYLAGKLNDCGIGLMPVLDHVTIRTHNVERRSRQFLELGYREDKGIGLLEFDSWWAKVYRKPGYPAFFIDQAYDDDRGKESLIPHWVNDHGDECFHHIAVLVENIESAISSLERDGFRMAGDIVGGPSSDLRQVFTEPETRNGKVYSVLELIERHNGYAGFLPPQADSLMESTRR; encoded by the coding sequence ATGTCTGTTTTGGATCAAATTCTAGATGATTACCTCAAGCGGTTTTTAGAAGGCAATCGTGCGGGAAGGTATCTCGCTGGAAAACTCAATGACTGTGGTATTGGCCTGATGCCGGTTCTGGATCATGTGACCATACGCACCCACAATGTTGAGAGGCGTTCCCGCCAGTTCCTGGAACTCGGTTACCGGGAAGACAAGGGAATCGGGCTCCTGGAATTTGACAGCTGGTGGGCCAAGGTATACCGGAAACCCGGTTATCCGGCCTTTTTCATAGATCAGGCCTATGATGATGACCGTGGAAAGGAGAGCCTGATTCCTCATTGGGTCAACGACCACGGGGATGAATGCTTTCATCACATCGCAGTTCTTGTGGAGAACATCGAGTCGGCCATTTCCTCTCTGGAGCGCGACGGATTTCGAATGGCGGGGGACATCGTGGGTGGCCCCTCATCGGATCTGCGCCAGGTGTTTACGGAACCGGAAACCCGCAATGGCAAAGTTTACTCCGTGCTCGAACTGATTGAACGGCATAACGGTTACGCAGGGTTTTTACCGCCACAGGCTGACAGCCTGATGGAATCCACCCGCCGCTGA
- a CDS encoding precorrin-2 dehydrogenase/sirohydrochlorin ferrochelatase family protein, translating to MLIDLNLKGKQVVVIGAGREATRKVEALLGQDCEIIVVADRISEPIRKWEAEGYVQCTVMIVENGEFLKNYDHLILVMAATDSRELNRNLVKSGLEAGSYVYAVDDPEVSDFNHPAVISLDDNVKVAISTSGKSPLMSGTFRARLEPILRQTITRVDLLQVKLQERMRKLAMEVLSDPGQRKEFLQSLIVDPEIQSFLERGSLDEAEYFARQRLEKIKRKQD from the coding sequence ATGTTGATTGATCTCAATTTGAAGGGCAAGCAGGTGGTGGTGATCGGCGCGGGGCGGGAAGCCACGCGAAAAGTGGAAGCTTTGCTGGGACAGGATTGTGAAATCATCGTCGTTGCCGACCGCATCTCCGAGCCCATTCGTAAATGGGAGGCAGAAGGCTATGTGCAGTGCACCGTCATGATTGTTGAAAACGGGGAGTTTCTTAAAAATTACGACCATTTGATACTGGTCATGGCTGCCACCGACTCGCGGGAATTGAACCGGAACCTGGTGAAATCCGGTTTGGAGGCGGGGTCTTATGTTTACGCGGTGGACGATCCGGAAGTGAGCGATTTCAACCACCCGGCAGTGATCTCCCTTGACGACAATGTAAAGGTCGCGATTTCGACCAGCGGGAAAAGTCCGCTGATGTCGGGAACCTTCCGAGCCCGGCTGGAACCGATTCTGAGGCAAACCATCACCCGGGTGGACCTGTTGCAGGTGAAATTGCAGGAGCGGATGCGAAAATTAGCAATGGAGGTATTGTCCGACCCCGGGCAACGAAAGGAATTCCTACAAAGCCTCATAGTCGATCCGGAAATTCAGAGCTTTCTGGAACGGGGAAGTCTGGATGAGGCTGAATATTTTGCCCGACAGAGGCTGGAGAAAATAAAGCGGAAGCAGGATTGA
- a CDS encoding tetratricopeptide repeat protein, with the protein MLLLEGGLRLGGFGDQFEFVITGTRPQDEGKVSLNTQYVALHYFQHLPVNIRDLFTDQPWYEDTEFSRKKQPGVYRIFMVGASTTRGFPYTDRRISYSGLLQGILNDVLPGRRVEVINAGYDALSSFGVLDLTSQLMDYEPDLLIVYSGHNEFIGHFGVNSAVNYGQNREVIRLATFLFHSRVYLALERASLWLKSRDREKATRESQVNLFRAMLSRENMVWDEPLHAEAERNYKANLKDLVQKANKRGIQVLLLTLVSNLRDFSPIRSGFSETISAGSRTLILESAKRGRDALKEEQYEKALKHFQAAHQQDEQYAEAHYGIARAYDQLNQMDKARFHYLQAREHDRLHLRACLRFHQIVKDVGAEEGGMVLDLAPRFERVSAKGLPGEGLFLEHVHPNINGHMVIADSIARFLAKQNLIASGDQWKWDRLRPAREYVLQAGFDQSQYLNAQYTIGRLYLEFPFYKCEKGVAVLEEIGKAKAERSSIDNCFQISRKENSNHVD; encoded by the coding sequence TTGCTTCTGCTTGAAGGGGGGTTGCGGCTGGGCGGATTCGGTGATCAATTCGAATTTGTCATTACGGGCACCCGTCCGCAGGATGAAGGCAAGGTCTCCCTCAACACCCAGTACGTGGCCCTGCATTATTTCCAACACCTGCCTGTCAATATTCGCGATCTGTTCACCGATCAACCGTGGTACGAGGACACGGAGTTTTCGCGCAAAAAGCAACCCGGGGTGTACCGCATCTTCATGGTCGGGGCATCCACCACGCGCGGATTTCCTTACACGGACCGACGCATCAGTTATTCCGGATTGTTGCAGGGCATCCTCAATGATGTGCTTCCCGGCAGGCGGGTTGAGGTGATCAATGCCGGTTACGATGCGCTCAGCAGTTTTGGTGTGCTGGACCTGACATCCCAGTTGATGGATTACGAACCGGATCTCCTCATTGTGTATAGCGGGCACAACGAATTCATCGGACACTTCGGCGTCAACTCCGCGGTCAATTATGGTCAGAACCGGGAAGTGATCCGCCTCGCCACCTTTTTGTTTCACTCGCGTGTGTATCTGGCGCTGGAACGTGCCAGCTTGTGGCTGAAATCCCGTGACAGGGAGAAGGCAACCCGTGAAAGCCAAGTAAACCTGTTTCGCGCCATGCTGTCCCGGGAAAACATGGTTTGGGACGAACCCCTTCACGCCGAGGCAGAACGCAATTACAAAGCCAACCTGAAGGACCTGGTGCAGAAAGCAAACAAACGCGGAATCCAGGTCCTGCTCCTCACCCTGGTTTCCAACCTGCGCGACTTTTCTCCCATTCGGTCCGGATTTTCCGAAACCATTTCCGCCGGTTCGCGTACGCTTATCCTGGAATCCGCAAAGCGAGGTCGTGATGCATTGAAAGAGGAACAATATGAAAAGGCGTTGAAACATTTTCAAGCCGCCCACCAGCAGGATGAGCAATACGCGGAGGCGCATTATGGGATTGCACGGGCCTACGACCAATTGAACCAAATGGACAAGGCCCGGTTCCATTATTTGCAGGCCCGCGAGCACGACCGGCTTCATCTGCGGGCCTGTCTGCGTTTCCATCAAATTGTAAAAGATGTCGGGGCCGAGGAGGGGGGGATGGTTCTGGACCTGGCACCCAGATTCGAAAGGGTTTCGGCAAAAGGCCTGCCGGGTGAAGGCCTGTTTCTAGAACATGTGCATCCCAATATCAATGGCCACATGGTGATCGCCGACAGCATTGCGCGTTTTCTAGCAAAACAGAACCTGATTGCGTCCGGAGACCAGTGGAAATGGGATCGGTTGCGTCCAGCCCGGGAATATGTGTTGCAGGCGGGATTCGATCAATCCCAATATCTGAATGCACAGTACACCATAGGAAGGTTGTACCTGGAGTTTCCTTTCTATAAGTGTGAAAAAGGGGTGGCTGTTTTGGAGGAAATTGGCAAAGCGAAGGCGGAGCGTTCCAGTATCGACAACTGTTTCCAGATTTCCCGAAAGGAAAATTCGAACCATGTTGATTGA
- a CDS encoding TolC family protein has product MCRYWFFVAALCLVPSLGLAKDGQHRIFKTTLNSFIQEALQNNPELAEVRQKIKVLKEIPPQRKSLEDPMMMVGLMNLPVDTFSFRQEAMTQKQIEVTQALPYPGKLNLRSKEALQDVRIAEQTLHDLELEIIRQVKTSFYEICFFRAALDTTRQNKILLEQFVTIAESKYAVGKGIQQDVLQAQVELSKILDRLIELEQLKDQETARLNTLMDRLPQAPLHIPHGITQTPFHYTVENLQALAEKNRPALKEIQEAIEKMKVRKQLAEKEYYPDFQVGFRYGQRQDSPFTDHPDFVSGFVGVNIPIWQKTKQDRKVAEENYRISVLRESFRKVRNKIFMEIKMLMDKEKKNRELIQLVKTGIIPQAKQSLESALAAYSVDKVDFLTLIDNQVTLLNWEIKYHRELTHYEQNLAALESLVGKSLVEPNKTER; this is encoded by the coding sequence ATGTGCCGCTATTGGTTTTTTGTGGCCGCACTGTGCCTGGTCCCTTCATTGGGGCTGGCAAAGGATGGCCAACACCGTATTTTTAAAACCACATTAAACAGTTTCATTCAGGAAGCATTGCAAAACAACCCTGAATTGGCGGAAGTACGCCAGAAAATCAAGGTTCTGAAAGAAATCCCGCCGCAACGCAAATCCTTGGAAGACCCGATGATGATGGTCGGATTGATGAACCTTCCCGTTGATACGTTTTCTTTCCGCCAGGAGGCGATGACGCAGAAGCAGATCGAAGTGACGCAGGCGCTCCCCTACCCAGGCAAATTGAATCTTCGCTCCAAAGAAGCTCTTCAGGATGTCCGCATTGCGGAACAGACCCTGCACGACCTGGAACTCGAAATCATCAGGCAGGTAAAAACATCCTTCTATGAAATCTGCTTCTTCCGTGCGGCCCTCGACACCACCCGGCAGAACAAAATTTTGCTTGAACAGTTCGTCACCATTGCCGAGTCCAAATACGCAGTGGGAAAAGGAATCCAGCAGGATGTCCTTCAGGCACAGGTGGAGTTGTCAAAAATACTGGACCGGCTGATTGAACTCGAACAGCTGAAAGATCAGGAAACCGCCCGCCTGAACACTTTGATGGACCGGCTCCCGCAGGCGCCGTTGCACATCCCGCATGGAATCACACAAACACCATTTCATTATACGGTAGAGAACCTGCAAGCGCTGGCCGAGAAAAACCGGCCGGCGCTGAAAGAAATCCAGGAAGCCATCGAAAAAATGAAGGTTCGGAAACAGTTGGCGGAGAAAGAATATTACCCGGATTTCCAGGTGGGTTTCCGCTACGGCCAGCGGCAGGATTCTCCTTTCACGGATCACCCGGATTTTGTTTCAGGGTTTGTCGGAGTCAACATCCCCATCTGGCAAAAAACGAAACAGGACCGCAAAGTGGCGGAGGAGAATTACCGGATTTCCGTTCTTCGGGAATCGTTCCGGAAAGTCCGCAATAAAATTTTCATGGAAATCAAAATGTTGATGGACAAGGAAAAGAAAAACCGGGAACTCATCCAACTGGTGAAAACGGGCATCATCCCGCAGGCCAAACAATCGCTGGAATCGGCACTGGCGGCCTACAGCGTGGACAAAGTTGACTTCCTCACGTTGATCGACAACCAGGTGACCCTTCTCAACTGGGAAATCAAGTACCACCGGGAATTGACTCACTACGAGCAAAACCTGGCGGCCCTGGAAAGCCTGGTGGGTAAAAGCCTCGTTGAGCCGAACAAAACGGAACGGTGA